In one Dermacentor variabilis isolate Ectoservices chromosome 4, ASM5094787v1, whole genome shotgun sequence genomic region, the following are encoded:
- the LOC142579234 gene encoding iripin-1-like, which produces MERRQPIMKTAICIAWLMAVCVAQDETKISSSINSFGFELLREIPVSSQTNIFYSPYSVYTALAMAYVGARGDTMQDLHEALGYSSVGLSPDLVPSLHAKHTRRLREQASNSTLYAANAAVIQEGYNVEQQYLDSLRQYFDAQVSTANLADEHTLTTINDWVKNKTAGKIEELLNAPLSSDARLVILNAIYFKGLWNTPFHAEATSKAPFFNAGTELVQVDTMHQKLTTGYAQDDETNAQVVDLAYTGLDYSMVIVLPRERDGADALRRNFSLPLYHRLLLKLRDREVDVALPKFKSESLYKLKGPLSQLGASKVFDKQQADFSGISGSRDLFVSDVVHKAVVEVNEEGSEAAGATAVIFHVESLSVSTPFVVDHPFLFFIHNRRTGDILFAGQVNHL; this is translated from the exons ATGGAACGCCGTCAG CCCATCATGAAAACAGCCATCTGCATCGCGTGGCTCATGGCGGTTTGCGTCGCTCAAGATGAAACCAAGATTTCCAGTTCCATTAACTCGTTCGGTTTCGAGCTCCTCCGAGAGATCCCGGTCTCGTCTCAGACGAACATCTTCTACTCACCGTACAGCGTGTACACGGCATTGGCTATGGCCTACGTTGGCGCCAGAGGCGATACTATGCAAGACTTGCACGAGGCGCTCGGTTACTCGTCAGTAGGCTTAAGTCCCGACCTCGTACCGAGCCTCCACGCCAAGCACACACGTCGGCTACGCGAGCAGGCTTCAAATTCAACGCTCTACGCCGCCAACGCAGCTGTTATTCAGGAGGGCTACAACGTGGAACAACAGTACCTAGACTCACTCAGACAGTACTTCGACGCCCAAGTAAGTACAGCAAATTTGGCAGATGAACATACCTTGACGACCATCAACGACTGGGTCAAGAACAAAACGGCCGGAAAAATAGAGGAGTTGCTCAATGCACCCCTTTCCTCGGACGCAAGGTTGGTCATTCTGAACGCCATCTACTTCAAGGGGCTGTGGAACACCCCCTTCCATGCAGAGGCCACGTCCAAGGCTCCTTTCTTCAATGCAGGAACAGAGCTGGTGCAGGTAGACACGATGCATCAAAAGCTTACGACGGGGTACGCTCAGGACGACGAGACGAACGCGCAGGTCGTCGACCTGGCTTACACTGGACTTGACTACAGTATGGTTATTGTCCTGCCACGAGAGAGAGACGGTGCGGATGCTCTCAGGCGTAACTTTTCGTTGCCGCTCTACCATCGTCTGCTGTTGAAGCTCAGGGACAGAGAGGTCGATGTCGCGCTGCCCAA ATTCAAGAGTGAAAGCCTGTACAAGCTGAAGGGACCTCTGTCGCAGCTGGGAGCATCGAAGGTCTTCGACAAGCAACAAGCCGACTTCTCGGGCATCAGCGGGTCTCGCGATCTGTTCGTCTCCGACGTGGTGCACAAGGCCGTGGTCGAGGTGAACGAAGAAGGCAGCGAGGCGGCGGGCGCCACGGCTGTTATTTTTCACGTTGAGAGCCTCAGTGTAAGCACGCCATTCGTGGTCGACCACCCGTTCCTGTTTTTCATCCACAACAGACGTACGGGAGACATTCTTTTTGCGGGTCAAGTGAACCATCTCTAG